The Diaminobutyricimonas aerilata nucleotide sequence CGGATGCGCGTGCGGCGCGAGCTCGGCGACGTGTCACTGCACCAGGGCGCCGGACCGGAGTGGCTCGAGAGCGCCGACGCCGACGGCGTGGTGCTGCCCGGCGTCGTGCTCGGTGAGGTCGGCGTGCCGCTTCCGACGCTCAACGCCGGTCAGGCGCTCGTGTTCGACCTCGTCGCCGTCTAGCGGCCGCACAACGGTTCCCTTCGACGAGCTCAGGGAACGCACACGCCCGCTGAGCCCGTCGAGCGTGCCCTTTGGCGACGCGATCGAGCCGATTTCGGCCCGGATGTGTCGCGAACGGGCACGCTCGACGGTCCCTTCGACAGGCTCAGGGAACGGATCGGGCACACGGAGCGCGGGCTCAGGAGCTGAGCCGGGTCCACTCCTCGTACGGGGTGAAGGGCACCAGCGGCGGGCGTTCGGCCGTCGTCGTCAGGTCGAGACGGCGACCCTCCCGCGCCGAGGCGAGCAGTGCCGTCATGACCTCGAGCACGTGCAGGGCGACCTCGCCGCTCGCGCGGCTTCCGCGGCCCGTGACGTGGTCGAGCAGGCCGATGCCGCGGCCCGCGTTCTCGTAGCCCGCGCGTTCCTGCACGGGCGACCATCCGGCGTCGCCGATGCGGCGCATCCGCACCTCCCCGTCGAACATGTTCGGGTCGGGCAGCGACAAGGACGCCGTCTCGCCGTGGATCTCGAGCGGCGCCGCGCCGCTGTCGACGGCGTCGAAGCTGAAGGTCACCGTCGACAGCGCGCCGCCGACGTGCTCGAGCACGCCGGTCACGTGGGTGTCGACCTCCACCGGGATCTGCTCGCCGGCGCGCGGTCCGGAGGCGATGCGCCGCACCTCCTTCGGCCGCGACGACGCGCCGGAGACGCGGGCCACCGGTCCGAGCAGGTGCACGAGCGACGTGAGGTAGTACGGCCCCATGTCGAGCAGCGGACCGCCGCCGTCCCGGTAGTAGAAGTCGGGGTGCGGATGCCACGACTCGTGCCCGGGCGAGACCCACGACGCGGTCGCGGCGACGGGGCGGCCGATGCCTCCCCCGTCGACCACGGCGCGAGCGGTCTGGATGCCCGTGCCGAGCACCGTGTCGGGCGCGCATCCGACCCACGCCGACCCGGTCGCATCCATGACGGTGCGGGCCGCGTCGAGCGTGGCCGCGAGCGGCTTCTCGCCGTACACGTCCTTGCCGTGGCTCAACGCCGCGAGGGCGACCTCGGCGTGGGCCGCCGGGATGGTGAGGTTGAGCACGGTCTGCACCGACGGGTCGGCGACGAGTTCCTCGACGGTGAGCGCCCGGCATCCGGGGAACCGGTCGGCGACCTCCGCCGCGCGCGCCATGTCGAGGTCGGCCGTCGCGGCGATGCGCACCGCCGGGTGCGACCCGAGGGTCTTCAGGTACTGCGCGGAGATGACCCCGAGCCCGACTATGCCGATTCCGTGCGGCTCGCCCACAGCATCCCCCGTTCGATGATCGTGCGTACGTTGGCGTCGCGGAGCACGTCTGGGCTGTGCCCGGGCGTTGCGACGAAGATGCGGCCGCGGCCCCACTCGCGCGTCCAGACGGCGGGCGACGTGATCGGACGGTGCCACGGGTGGTACGGCTGCACGGGGTGCGTCGTCGTCGCGAGCACGTCGTTGAGGTCGTCGGCGAGCACCCAGTACTGCTCGGTGTGCAGCGTGAAGTCGTCGAGTCCGGCGAGGATCTCGTGGGCGCGTCCCAGTTCGGTGAGCTCGACCGTGTAGTCGAGGAAGTTGTCCGCCTCGCCGCCCGCCCGCTCATCCGGATGCTTGGCCGGATGGGTCGCGAACTGCCCGCCGATGAGCTGCAGGTAGTCGGAGCTGTTGCGGTACGAGTCGGCGATACCGCCGTGCCATCCGGCGAGCCCGGTGCCATTCTCGACCGCGGTGCGCAACCCGGTGAGGGCCTCGCCGGAGATCTCCGACATCGTGACGCTCTGCACGATGAGGTCGGTGCGCGCCATGAGGTCCGGGTCGGCGTAGACCGCGTTGCTCTCCTCCACCCGCACCTCGAACCCGTTCTCGCGCAGGAAGGGGATGAACAGCTCGGTGGCCTCGACGGGACTGTGCCCCTCCCAGCCGCCTCGCACGACGAGGGCGTGGCGCATGGTCATCGCGGGTCTCCTTCCACCGGGATGTACCGGCTCTGTTCGGCGGCGCTGCGGTCGACGGCGTCGAGCACGCGCTGCACCTGCGTCGCCTCGGCGAAGGTCGGATGCACGGTGCCGCCGTCGACCACGGCGCGCACGAAGTCCACCACCTGGTGGGAGAACAGGTGCTCATAGCCGAGCCCGTGGCCGGCCGGCCACCAGGCGTCCGCGTACGGATGCTCGGGCTCGGTCACCTCGATGCGACGGAAGCCCTGCTCGCCGGCGGGCAGGGTCGCGTCGTAGAAGCGCAGCCCGTTCATGTCGGCGAAGTCGAACGAGATCGCGCCGCGGTCGCCGTTGATCTCGATCCGGTTCGAGTTGCGGTGCCCGGTCGCCATGCGGGTCGCCTCGAAGACGCCGAGAGCACCGTCGGCGAAGGTGGCCGTGAACGCGGCCGCGTCGTCCACGGTGACCTCCTGGCGGGGCGCGTCGGCGCTGCCGCGACCGCCCAGTCCCACGCGCTCGTCGAGGTGGGGACGGCTGGGAACGAAGGTGCGCAGCATCGCCGAGACCCCGGTGATGTCGGATCCGGTCAGCCACTGGGCGGTGTCGATGCTGTGCGCGCCGATGTCGCCGAGCGCCCCGGAGCCGGCTCGCGTGCGGTCGAGACGCCAGGTGAACGGGGCGTCGGGGTCGCTCAGCCAGTCCTGCAGGTACTGCGCGCGCACGTGGCGGACCTCGCCGACCCGCCCCTGCTCGATCAGACGCCGGGCGAGCGACAGCGCCGGGGTGCGACGGTAGCTGAAACCGCACATGCTCACGACGCCGCGGGTAGCCGCGCTCTCTGCTTCGGCGGCCATCCGTTCGGCGTCGGCCAGGTCGTTCGCGAGCGGCTTCT carries:
- a CDS encoding Gfo/Idh/MocA family protein, with the protein product MTTAPLRVAIIGTGFMGRMHAHAWRTAPRFFDLPRGVEAALLAGSDASRAVTAAAAFGVPESTDDWRSAVTRDDIDIVDICTPGDTHVEIALAALAAGKHVLCEKPLANDLADAERMAAEAESAATRGVVSMCGFSYRRTPALSLARRLIEQGRVGEVRHVRAQYLQDWLSDPDAPFTWRLDRTRAGSGALGDIGAHSIDTAQWLTGSDITGVSAMLRTFVPSRPHLDERVGLGGRGSADAPRQEVTVDDAAAFTATFADGALGVFEATRMATGHRNSNRIEINGDRGAISFDFADMNGLRFYDATLPAGEQGFRRIEVTEPEHPYADAWWPAGHGLGYEHLFSHQVVDFVRAVVDGGTVHPTFAEATQVQRVLDAVDRSAAEQSRYIPVEGDPR
- a CDS encoding ThuA domain-containing protein; translated protein: MTMRHALVVRGGWEGHSPVEATELFIPFLRENGFEVRVEESNAVYADPDLMARTDLIVQSVTMSEISGEALTGLRTAVENGTGLAGWHGGIADSYRNSSDYLQLIGGQFATHPAKHPDERAGGEADNFLDYTVELTELGRAHEILAGLDDFTLHTEQYWVLADDLNDVLATTTHPVQPYHPWHRPITSPAVWTREWGRGRIFVATPGHSPDVLRDANVRTIIERGMLWASRTESA
- a CDS encoding Gfo/Idh/MocA family protein, coding for MGEPHGIGIVGLGVISAQYLKTLGSHPAVRIAATADLDMARAAEVADRFPGCRALTVEELVADPSVQTVLNLTIPAAHAEVALAALSHGKDVYGEKPLAATLDAARTVMDATGSAWVGCAPDTVLGTGIQTARAVVDGGGIGRPVAATASWVSPGHESWHPHPDFYYRDGGGPLLDMGPYYLTSLVHLLGPVARVSGASSRPKEVRRIASGPRAGEQIPVEVDTHVTGVLEHVGGALSTVTFSFDAVDSGAAPLEIHGETASLSLPDPNMFDGEVRMRRIGDAGWSPVQERAGYENAGRGIGLLDHVTGRGSRASGEVALHVLEVMTALLASAREGRRLDLTTTAERPPLVPFTPYEEWTRLSS